The DNA segment CGGAATAGAAGCCTGTCTTGCAAATGCACGCATGGGGCTTAAGACTCTTCTCATAACACAGACAATTGATTCGATAGGAAGAATGAGCTGCAATCCTTCAATCGGAGGTATTGCCAAAGGAAATATTGTCCGGGAAATCGATGCACTGGGCGGAGAAATGGGAAAACTTATTGACCGTTCAATGATTCAGTTCCGTCTTTTAAATAGAAGCCGCGGTCCTGCAGTTCAGGCTCCAAGAAGTCAGGCAGATAAACTTCTTTATTCACAGATTGCCAGAAAAACCCTGGAGACTACTCCAAACTTAAGTACCCTTATGGATACGGTTGTAGATATTCTTACAGTTGCTTCTGACGAACCTCTTCCGAAACAGAGTGACAGTGCTGCTGAGTATGGAACTATTCCCGGAGAAAAGCGCGGTGGTGCAGGCTATGAGTATGCCACTGAAGCTGCAAAAAGCGGAATGAGGCAGAAGGTCATAGGCGTTGTTACGGAACGCGGCCGTGTAATTCCATGCAGAAGTGTTGTACTTACTACAGGAACTTTTTTAGGCGGAAGAATTTTTATCGGAGAATACGATGCTCCCTGCGGAAGAATCGGTGAGGGCGGTGCCTTCGGTCTTACGGAAAGCCTTAACCGGCTTGGATTTACGACAGGAAGGCTTAAGACTGGAACTCCTCCCCGTATTCTCAGGCATACCGTTGATTTTTCAAAACTGGAACTTCAGGATGGTGATGCAGATGTCATTCCTTTCAGCTTTGATGACGAAAGCGTTGACCGTCCTATGGTTCCATGTCATCTGGTTTATACAAATGAAAAGACTCATGAAATAATAAGGAACAACATAGGAAGATCTCCTTTGTTTTCCGGAAAAATTCACGGGGTAGGTCCCCGTTACTGTCCGAGTATTGAAGACAAGGTAATGCGCTTTACTGAGCGGGAGAGACATCAGCTTTTTGTTGAGCCTGAAGGACTTGAAACTGATGAAATCTATCTTAACGGCTTAAGTTCTTCCCTCCCGGAAGAAGTTCAGGATGCTTTTTTAAGGACGCTTCCCGGATTTGAAAACTGTACGGTAGCCCGTCCTGGATATGCAGTTGAATATGATTATGTTGAACCGACTCAGCTTTTCCCAAGCCTTGAGACAAAAAGAGTTGCAGGGCTTTTTAATGCCGGTCAGATAAACGGAACTTCAGGTTATGAAGAAGCGGCAGGTCAGGGACTTGTTGCAGGAATTAATGCAGGTCTTTATGCCAGGGTTCACATTAAGGAGTGCGGTCCCCTTTGTGCTTCTGATTCTGCAAACGGATCAAGTCCTTCAAGCATGGAAGCAGGAAGGTTCATGCCTAAGCCTGTGTTTAATTCTGAGGAACTGAAAAACTTTGCTGAAATTTCTGCAAAAGAAACTGCACTGCTTTCTAAAAAACTCTGTGACTTCCAGAAAGAAGCCGGATTTGATTCCTTTAAGAAAATTCCGTCCTATGAGCCTCTGGTTTTGGGAAGGGATGAAGCTTATATCGGAGTACTGATTGATGATCTGGTTACTCTGGGAACGAAAGAACCTTACAGAATGTTTACAGCCCGTGCGGAATACCGCCTTAAGTTAAGGCACGATACTGCTGACCGGAGACTGCGCCGGAAGGGATTTGAAGCAGGCCTTATCTCTCAGGCTCAGATGGATCTTCTGGATAAAAAATATTCTAAGGTTGATGAAGCTGTTGCCATTCTGGAAAAGAAACCTTCTGCAGTAAAACCGGAAGAATTTACTGATGTGGAATGGATGCTTGCTCAGGAAGATTATAAATATAAGTATTATATAGAAAAGCAGGATGCCCGGGTTGCAAAAATGCACCGTATGGAAAATGCCCGCATTCCGGCTAACTTTGACTACTCAAAAGTAACGGCCCTGTCTGCCGAAAGCCGGGGAAAGCTTGAAAAAATCCGTCCCCTTACTCTCGGTCAGGCTTCACGCATAAGCGGCATACGCAACAGTGACATAATGCTGCTTATGGTTTATTTGAAGTAGTACCTATTTAAGCAGTTTGTTGAGTACAAAGTCTTTCTGCCGCCAGTTTTTGTCTACTTTTACCTGAAGGTCAAGGTCAACCCTGTAGTCAAAAATCTTGCGGCAGGCTTTTATTGATTCAACCCTGATTTCTTTTATCTTTGAAGCTCCCTTTCCGATAACGATTCCTTTCTGACTTTCTCTTTCAACACAGATGGAAGCCCTTACACTCAGCAGATTTGCTTTTTTCATTTCTATGTGGTCGATGTTTACGTAAATGCAGTGGGGAAGTTCCTGCTCAAGACGGTTCATTGCCTGTTCACGGATAATTTCCGCAATCCTGAAGTCTACTTCCTGGTCAGTATAGTATTCTTCCGGGTAGAGTTTAGGAGCCTCTGGAGAGAGGGCATAAAGGGCACGGAGTACGTCGTTTACGTTTTTATCTTCCTTTGCGCTCATTTCTATGATGCGGTCTTCCGGAAAGTCTGCAAAGATTCTTTTTACAAAGTCTCTTGCGTCTTTAACGTCTGCAGCCGGATCTTCAATTTTGTTTATTGCAATGACAAGTTTCTTTACAAAAGGTTTAGCCATGTTTGCTATGATGCATTCTTCTTCTTCGTGAGTGCGGGTGGAATCAATTATGTAAAGAATGACATCGCTGTCGGCAATCTGATCCTGGGCAATTTTAGTAAGCTTCAGGTTCAGTTTTTTATCGCTCTGGTGAAGTCCCGGAGTATCGACAAAGACAAGCTGTCCTAAAGAGGTGTTTACGATTCCTTTTATGGCATTGCGGGTAGTCTGTGGTACTGAAGAAACGATGCTTATTTTTTCTCCGCTGGCTGTATTGAGGAATGTTGATTTACCGGCAGAAGGACGTCCTATTATAGAAACAAGAGCCGTTTTTGGACCTACCGGAGGCAAATCATCTTCTGTTCCGTAGTTTACTTTTAATTCATTTTCGCTCATAAACAGAATTATAACCGAATTTATGCAACCTTGATAATAGTGTAAATTAATTGGTATAAAATCAAAATTGTGTTATAATTTTAGAGATTATGGATTTTTTGCAAGCATTGCCCGGAAAGCCATTTCCTTTTGGTGCAGAAATTGATTCTGGCGGAGTAAATTTTTCACTCTTTTCAAGGAACGGAACCAGGGTTGTTTTAAATTTATTTAAAAACGAAAACGATCGCAGGCCGTATGCCCGGGTGAAATTTGACCCGAAGGTTAACAGAACCGGAGATATATGGCATGCTTATATTCCCGGAATAGGAGCCGGTACTTTATATCTGTATCAGGTAGACGGTCCTTTTGAGCCTCATGCAGGCCACCGCTTTAATTTTAAGCAGTATCTGCTGGATCCATATGCAAAAGCCCTGACTGCAACTCCCGTATTTTCAAATCTCCCTTCAGGATATAAGCCTCCTTTTGATAAAGAGGATATTGAGGATTATGAATTTGATTCTGACCATGATTTTCCAAAATGTGTCGTAACGGACAGTTCATCTTTTGACTGGGAAGGGGACAGACCTATAAACCGTCCCATGAGTGAGACTGTCATTTATGAAACTCATGTAAAGGGGTTTACGGCACAGCCTGGATGCGGTGTTGCTCATCCTGGAACTTATGCAGGGTTTGCGGAAAAAATATCCTATCTTAAGTATCTGAATGTAAATGCAGTAGAGCTTCTTCCTGTCTTTGAATTTGATGAGACTGAGAATTCTAATATAAACATGAGGACAGGAGAACGGTTAAAGAACTACTGGGGTTATTCAACGATAAACTTTTTTTCTCCGAAAGCGGGCTATGCTGCGGATAAGACCCCGGGGGGCTGTGTAAACGAGTTTAAGAATCTTGTAAAGCAGCTTCATAAAAACGGAATAGAAATAATTCTGGATGTAGTTTTCAATCATACGGCTGAAGGAAACGAACACGGGGTAGCCCTTAGTTTCAGGGGGCTGGATAATTCGATTTACTATAATCTGGTAGGCAATCATAAAGAGTATTACATGAATTTTTCAGGCTGCGGTAATACGTTTAACTGCAATCAGCCTGTGGTACGTCAGTTTATAATTGACTGTCTTCGTTACTGGGTTACGGAATATCATATAGACGGATTCAGGTTTGATCTTGCATCGATTCTATGCAGGGCAGAAGACGGAAGAATTTTAAGTGATTCGCCACTTACGGTTGCAATAAGTGAAGACCCTCTTTTACGCAATACAAAGATTATTGCAGAACCCTGGGATGCCGGCGGAGCATATCAGCTGGGAAACTTTCCGGGGTCAAGATGGGCTGAATGGAACGACCGCTACAGGGATGACATACGCAAATTCTGGCGTGGAGACGACAATGTTTCTACCGGTGCTGCAACCAGAATAGCCGGTTCCAGTGATATTTTTGCCCACGAAGGAAAAGGTCCTTTAGCTTCCATCAATTATGTTACCTGTCATGACGGTTTTACGATGAATGACCTTGTAAGCTATAACGGCAAGCATAATGAAGAAAACGGAGAAGGAAACCGTGACGGCAGTGATTCTAATTTGAGTTATAACTACGGTTTTGAAGGAGCTACGGCAAATCCTCAGGTAGAACGCCTCCGCAATAAGCAGATACGCAATTTCATTCTTACACTGCTTATTTCTCAGGGAACTCCGATGCTTTTAGGTGGTGATGAATTCCGCAGGGGACAGCAGGGAAACAACAATGCCTACTGCCAGGATAATGCCATAAGCTGGTATGACTGGAATAACTGCAGCATGAATTCAAGCATGATAGAGTTTACAAGACGTGCAGTTGAGTTCAGGCTTACCCATCAGATTTTCAGACGGAGCAGTTTTTTCCGGGGCGGTTCTAATACAAGCCTTCCGGACATTCAGTGGTATGCACCGGACGGAAAAGCACCTGACTGGAATAAAATATCAAGGTTCGTTTCGTTTAAGCTTAACGGTAACGACTGTAAAAAAGATGACGGCAGTGCTGACAATGATTTTTACATTGCAATGAATGCTGACCGGCAGGATATTCTGGTAACCCTTCCATGTACCGAAGACGGAAAGAAATGGCACAGGGTTGCGGATACTTCAGATGAGAAACTTCCTTTTGTAAAAAAAGGAGAAGCTGAATTGCTGCGTTCCCAGGGACGTTATGTGGTCCCAAGCGGATCGCTTATAATATTGATAGCTAAGTAATGTAATTGAACGGAGGATTTTATGAAGTTTGATGCAGAAGAGTTTAAGGCAAACCTTACGGCTCGTTTAAGAAGACAGTATGGAAAAGATTTTTCTCAGGCTACAAAACATGATTTGTTTGATGCAGTAAGTGCCAGTGCTCTTGAAATTATCATGCCTAACTGGATGGAAACTCGCCGTGAGTATGAAGCAAAAGAAACAAGACAGCTTTACTATCTCAGTGCAGAATTTCTTATGGGCCGTGCCCTTTCAAATAACCTTATCAATTCAGGAATCATGGAAGGGGTAAAAGGAGTCCTTAAGGAACTTAACGTTAATATTGACATGATAGAAGATGAAGAGCCTGATGCCGGTCTCGGAAACGGAGGTCTCGGACGTCTTGCTGCATGTTTCCTTGATTCCCTTGCTACACTGGAATATCCGGGACACGGATACGGCATCCGTTATGAATACGGTATGTTTGAACAGCACATCATTGACGGACAGCAGGTTGAATTCCCTGATAACTGGCTTAAGCACCGTGATCCATGGGAAGTAAAGCGTTCTGACCTTTCTGTTACAGTCAGGTTTGGCGGTGACATTAAATACGGAAAGACACCTGACGGACAGGACCGTTTCTATATTGAAAATGCGGAAGAAATAATTGCTACTCCGTATGACATGCCTGTTGTTGGTTTCGGATGTAATACTGTAAATACACTCCGCCTGTGGCAGGCTTCTTCTCCAAACGGTTTTGACCTCCAGCTTTTCAATGATTCTCAGTATCAGCGTGCAGTTGAACGTCAGAACAATGCAGAAAATATCAGCCGCGTACTTTATCCAAATGACAACGGACCTATGGGAAAGGAACTTCGCCTCCGCCAGCAGTACTTCTTTACTTCTGCATCCCTTCAGGATTTAATCCGCCAGTTTGTGATTCAGCATGGAACGGATTTTTCTCAGTTCCCTAAGTATCATGTAATTCAGCTTAATGATACACACCCTGTTGTTGCTATTCCTGAACTTATGCGTATTCTTATTGATGAATACAATGTGGGCTGGGATAATGCCTGGTCTGTCGTTCAGAAGACGTTTGCATATACCAATCATACTATTCTTGCTGAAGCTCTTGAGAAGTGGCCTATCGAAATTTTCCAGAGGCTCCTTCCTAGAGTTTACCAGATTGTTGAAGAAATCAACCGCCGCTTTGTAATTGAACTCCGCCAGAAATTCCCTGAGGATTATTACAATCAGAACCACATGGCAATCATTCATGACGGAAAGGTTTACATGGCATGGCTTGCAATCCACAGCTGTTTCAGCGTAAACGGTGTTGCTGAGCTTCATACAAAAATCCTTAAGGAACAGGAACTTAAGAACTGGGCTGTAATCTATCCTGAAAAATTCAATAACAAGACAAACGGTGTTACTCAGAGGCGCTGGCTTTTGTGTTCTAATCCGGAACTTGCTGAATTCATTACAAAAAGAATCGGACACGGATGGGAAAAGGATCTTTCTCTTCTTAAGGGACTTGAAAAGTTCGCTGATGATGATGCGACCCTGGAAGAACTTATTTCTATTAAGCATCATAATAAGGAACGTCTTGCAGAATACCTTAAGCATGCACAGAATGAATTCCTTGATCCGGATTCAATCTTTGATACACAGGTAAAGCGTCTTCATGAATATAAGAGGCAGCTTCTTAATGTTCTTCACATCATGTATCTTTACAACAAGATTGTTGAGGATCCTACATATAATCCTCCTGCAAGAACATTTATTTTCGGGGCAAAGGCTGCTTCCGGTTATCGCCGTGCAAAGGCTATCATCAAGCTTATTAATTCTGTAGCAGACAGGGTTAATAATGACCGTCGCGTTGGCGGAAAGCTCCGTGTCGTATTCGTAGAAAACTATCGTGTTTCTGTAGCAGAAAAAATTATTCCTGCAAGTGATGTATCTGAACAGATTTCTACTGCTGGATATGAAGCTTCCGGAACTTCCAACATGAAGTTTATGATGAACGGTGCCCTTACTCTGGGAACTCTTGACGGTGCAAATATTGAAATTGTAGAAGAAGCAGGACAGGAGAATGCATTTATCTTCGGTCTTACTTCAGATGAAATCATCAAGATAAATGAAGAGCATTCATATAATCCTCAGAAATATCTTGACCGTTCTCCTGCACTTGCAAAAGTTGTCCGCCAGCTTGTAGACGGAACTTATGATTCAACAGGACACCTGTTTGAGGAAATTCATAATTCCCTTGTTTATGGTGTTGAAGGTCAGAGGGCTGACATCTACTATATTCTTGCTGACTTTGATGCTTACGTTAAGGCACAGGAAAAGGTTGCGGCAGCTTATGCAGATAAAAAAGGCTGGGCAAGAAAAGCACTTCTTAATATTGCTAATTCCGGCAAATTCTCTTCTGACAGAACTATTGAGGATTATGTAAGAGATATCTGGAAACTCCAGAAGGTTAATATTAAATAAGTAAGCTGAATAAGCCACAGCCGCACGCATTTGCTACGGCCACAGCCGCACGCACCTGCTACGGCTGTGTGTAAAACATAACGGGACTTTATGGTCCCGTTTTTTTATGGAGACATTTTTTTTATTTAGCGGTAGAATATATATGAATCGGGAGGTAAAAATGTTTAAACCTGTAAAATTTATTCTTTGCGTTCTTGCACTTGTTGCTTTTTGTGTACTTGTTGCCTGTGCAATTATTCTTGTAAAAAACTGGAAATCAGATCCTGTTCTTGAAGAAGAAGAAATTGCTCTTGAAGACGGTAAACTTAAAGTCGGATATATGAATTCTAATTATGAACTTCCGGAAGAACTTCAGAAAGAACTGGGAGTAGAAATCTCTGAAGAGTTTGTTTCTCCCCTCAAGAAAATCGATAAAGTTCTTGGAAGCCAGATTGCAGAGAGGCTTGGCCTTGAATATATTCCTGTGGAAGTAAAGTCAGACCTTCTTAAAAATCTTAATAAGGGAAAATTTGACTGTGTAATTTCTGCCGTAAAAGTAACGCCTGAAGTTGAGGAAAACTATTTTGTTTCAGAAAGTTATTTCCATGACGGTGAAGATCAGTACGCTGTAATAATTAAAAATAATAATCAGACTCTGCTGGATGAAATTAATGAAGTAATAGGACAGCTTGCAGAGGAAGGAATCCTGGAAACTTTATTCCTGGAATCAAATGAATAAAAAAGAACTTCTGTTTTCAAGAAAAGATTTGTGGCATTTAATATGGCCGCTTCTTGTTGAACAGATTTTGAATAACACCCTCGGTATCGCAGATATTCTTATGGTTGCTTCAAAAGGTGAAGCAGCTGCAGCCGGGGTTTCTCTTGTTGACCAGATAAATATTCTTCTTGTGCAGATTTTTGCCGCTTTAAGTACCGGTGGTGCTGTCGTCTGTTCCCAGTACATTGGTGCAAGAAATCAGAAAATGGCAAATAACACTGCCCGCCAGCTTATCATTACTGTTTTTTTTATAGCATTATTCTTTATGGTATTTGGACTGCTGTTCAGTTCAAATATCCTTACGGGAATTTTTGGTAATGTTGATTACAGCGTAATGCAGGCAAGCCGTACTTATTTTTTAATTACTCTTCTTGCCCTTCCATCTATTGCTTTGTATAACGCAGCAAGTTCTCTTTTCAGGGCACAGGGAAATTCCCGCATAAGCATGATGATTGCCCTTCTGATAAATGTAATTAACATAGGTGGAAATGCCGTGATGATTTACGGAATGGGAGCAGGGGTAGAAGGTGTTGCCGTTCCTACATTTATAAGCCGTACTGCTGCCGCTGTAGTTTTAATATTTCTTCTGTACAGAAAAAAAACTTATGATGGTAAAGAATCTGTAAACATAAAAGGCATTTTAAAAACCCTTCCGGACTTTACAATCATAAGACGCATTTTAAAAATCGGAGTTCCCAACGGAATTGAAAGTTCTGCTTTTCAGATAGGCAAGCTTCTGGTGCTGGGACTTACTGCTTCTTACGGAACTGCTGCCATTGCTGCAAATGCCGCCTCAAATACAATTGCCAGCTTTCAGGTTCTTCCGGGAACGGCAATGGGCTTTGCACTTTTAACTGTTGCCGGTCAGTGTATGGGAGCCGGTAAACCTGAACAGGC comes from the Treponema rectale genome and includes:
- a CDS encoding MATE family efflux transporter, with protein sequence MNKKELLFSRKDLWHLIWPLLVEQILNNTLGIADILMVASKGEAAAAGVSLVDQINILLVQIFAALSTGGAVVCSQYIGARNQKMANNTARQLIITVFFIALFFMVFGLLFSSNILTGIFGNVDYSVMQASRTYFLITLLALPSIALYNAASSLFRAQGNSRISMMIALLINVINIGGNAVMIYGMGAGVEGVAVPTFISRTAAAVVLIFLLYRKKTYDGKESVNIKGILKTLPDFTIIRRILKIGVPNGIESSAFQIGKLLVLGLTASYGTAAIAANAASNTIASFQVLPGTAMGFALLTVAGQCMGAGKPEQAQYYTKRIMLVCYAFMWLLNIPMLAFLRPIAGLFNMSEHTTDLAYLFVFFHGTCAMLIWPLSFSLPNVLRAAGDAAYTMIICMISMWTVRVGAAYLFKYTDNFGLCSYFGVSSDYGAFGIWVAMILDWIIRSAFFTVHYARGKWKSRRVI
- a CDS encoding transporter substrate-binding domain-containing protein; its protein translation is MFKPVKFILCVLALVAFCVLVACAIILVKNWKSDPVLEEEEIALEDGKLKVGYMNSNYELPEELQKELGVEISEEFVSPLKKIDKVLGSQIAERLGLEYIPVEVKSDLLKNLNKGKFDCVISAVKVTPEVEENYFVSESYFHDGEDQYAVIIKNNNQTLLDEINEVIGQLAEEGILETLFLESNE
- a CDS encoding glycogen/starch/alpha-glucan phosphorylase, which encodes MKFDAEEFKANLTARLRRQYGKDFSQATKHDLFDAVSASALEIIMPNWMETRREYEAKETRQLYYLSAEFLMGRALSNNLINSGIMEGVKGVLKELNVNIDMIEDEEPDAGLGNGGLGRLAACFLDSLATLEYPGHGYGIRYEYGMFEQHIIDGQQVEFPDNWLKHRDPWEVKRSDLSVTVRFGGDIKYGKTPDGQDRFYIENAEEIIATPYDMPVVGFGCNTVNTLRLWQASSPNGFDLQLFNDSQYQRAVERQNNAENISRVLYPNDNGPMGKELRLRQQYFFTSASLQDLIRQFVIQHGTDFSQFPKYHVIQLNDTHPVVAIPELMRILIDEYNVGWDNAWSVVQKTFAYTNHTILAEALEKWPIEIFQRLLPRVYQIVEEINRRFVIELRQKFPEDYYNQNHMAIIHDGKVYMAWLAIHSCFSVNGVAELHTKILKEQELKNWAVIYPEKFNNKTNGVTQRRWLLCSNPELAEFITKRIGHGWEKDLSLLKGLEKFADDDATLEELISIKHHNKERLAEYLKHAQNEFLDPDSIFDTQVKRLHEYKRQLLNVLHIMYLYNKIVEDPTYNPPARTFIFGAKAASGYRRAKAIIKLINSVADRVNNDRRVGGKLRVVFVENYRVSVAEKIIPASDVSEQISTAGYEASGTSNMKFMMNGALTLGTLDGANIEIVEEAGQENAFIFGLTSDEIIKINEEHSYNPQKYLDRSPALAKVVRQLVDGTYDSTGHLFEEIHNSLVYGVEGQRADIYYILADFDAYVKAQEKVAAAYADKKGWARKALLNIANSGKFSSDRTIEDYVRDIWKLQKVNIK
- the glgX gene encoding glycogen debranching protein GlgX, which gives rise to MDFLQALPGKPFPFGAEIDSGGVNFSLFSRNGTRVVLNLFKNENDRRPYARVKFDPKVNRTGDIWHAYIPGIGAGTLYLYQVDGPFEPHAGHRFNFKQYLLDPYAKALTATPVFSNLPSGYKPPFDKEDIEDYEFDSDHDFPKCVVTDSSSFDWEGDRPINRPMSETVIYETHVKGFTAQPGCGVAHPGTYAGFAEKISYLKYLNVNAVELLPVFEFDETENSNINMRTGERLKNYWGYSTINFFSPKAGYAADKTPGGCVNEFKNLVKQLHKNGIEIILDVVFNHTAEGNEHGVALSFRGLDNSIYYNLVGNHKEYYMNFSGCGNTFNCNQPVVRQFIIDCLRYWVTEYHIDGFRFDLASILCRAEDGRILSDSPLTVAISEDPLLRNTKIIAEPWDAGGAYQLGNFPGSRWAEWNDRYRDDIRKFWRGDDNVSTGAATRIAGSSDIFAHEGKGPLASINYVTCHDGFTMNDLVSYNGKHNEENGEGNRDGSDSNLSYNYGFEGATANPQVERLRNKQIRNFILTLLISQGTPMLLGGDEFRRGQQGNNNAYCQDNAISWYDWNNCSMNSSMIEFTRRAVEFRLTHQIFRRSSFFRGGSNTSLPDIQWYAPDGKAPDWNKISRFVSFKLNGNDCKKDDGSADNDFYIAMNADRQDILVTLPCTEDGKKWHRVADTSDEKLPFVKKGEAELLRSQGRYVVPSGSLIILIAK
- a CDS encoding tRNA uridine-5-carboxymethylaminomethyl modification enzyme MnmG/GidA, which translates into the protein MSFYDSFDVIVAGGGHAGIEACLANARMGLKTLLITQTIDSIGRMSCNPSIGGIAKGNIVREIDALGGEMGKLIDRSMIQFRLLNRSRGPAVQAPRSQADKLLYSQIARKTLETTPNLSTLMDTVVDILTVASDEPLPKQSDSAAEYGTIPGEKRGGAGYEYATEAAKSGMRQKVIGVVTERGRVIPCRSVVLTTGTFLGGRIFIGEYDAPCGRIGEGGAFGLTESLNRLGFTTGRLKTGTPPRILRHTVDFSKLELQDGDADVIPFSFDDESVDRPMVPCHLVYTNEKTHEIIRNNIGRSPLFSGKIHGVGPRYCPSIEDKVMRFTERERHQLFVEPEGLETDEIYLNGLSSSLPEEVQDAFLRTLPGFENCTVARPGYAVEYDYVEPTQLFPSLETKRVAGLFNAGQINGTSGYEEAAGQGLVAGINAGLYARVHIKECGPLCASDSANGSSPSSMEAGRFMPKPVFNSEELKNFAEISAKETALLSKKLCDFQKEAGFDSFKKIPSYEPLVLGRDEAYIGVLIDDLVTLGTKEPYRMFTARAEYRLKLRHDTADRRLRRKGFEAGLISQAQMDLLDKKYSKVDEAVAILEKKPSAVKPEEFTDVEWMLAQEDYKYKYYIEKQDARVAKMHRMENARIPANFDYSKVTALSAESRGKLEKIRPLTLGQASRISGIRNSDIMLLMVYLK
- the era gene encoding GTPase Era translates to MSENELKVNYGTEDDLPPVGPKTALVSIIGRPSAGKSTFLNTASGEKISIVSSVPQTTRNAIKGIVNTSLGQLVFVDTPGLHQSDKKLNLKLTKIAQDQIADSDVILYIIDSTRTHEEEECIIANMAKPFVKKLVIAINKIEDPAADVKDARDFVKRIFADFPEDRIIEMSAKEDKNVNDVLRALYALSPEAPKLYPEEYYTDQEVDFRIAEIIREQAMNRLEQELPHCIYVNIDHIEMKKANLLSVRASICVERESQKGIVIGKGASKIKEIRVESIKACRKIFDYRVDLDLQVKVDKNWRQKDFVLNKLLK